One stretch of Amycolatopsis sp. NBC_00345 DNA includes these proteins:
- a CDS encoding SDR family NAD(P)-dependent oxidoreductase, translating to MRTVPGTGRTLEGKVAVVTGASAGIGAQIARELGDAGAQVVLVGRDRTRLGEVHAQLESAGAGAAAVRADVTTDGGPAEVVGRALDRFGAIDVLAHAAGVFLPTPFGDTIDELLAGPGYLHGSSLLIDGGWVATFVRRGPAGAALVKVSGAQDAADRRPAENVFDTYVGSLSCSTSAASPASVCSVSASSRSRPRFRCRPPCP from the coding sequence GTGCGCACAGTGCCGGGTACGGGCAGGACACTCGAGGGCAAGGTCGCGGTCGTCACCGGGGCGAGCGCCGGCATCGGCGCCCAGATCGCCCGCGAGCTGGGCGACGCCGGCGCGCAGGTGGTCCTCGTCGGCCGGGACCGCACACGGCTCGGCGAAGTCCACGCACAGCTCGAGAGCGCCGGGGCCGGCGCGGCGGCCGTCCGCGCAGACGTCACCACCGACGGCGGGCCGGCCGAGGTCGTCGGCCGCGCCCTCGACCGGTTCGGCGCCATCGACGTGCTGGCCCACGCCGCGGGTGTGTTCCTGCCGACGCCGTTCGGCGACACCATCGACGAGCTGCTCGCCGGCCCCGGCTACCTCCACGGGTCGAGCCTGCTGATCGACGGCGGCTGGGTCGCTACCTTCGTGCGGCGCGGCCCGGCGGGCGCCGCACTCGTCAAGGTGAGCGGCGCGCAGGACGCCGCGGACCGAAGGCCGGCCGAGAACGTCTTCGATACCTACGTCGGAAGCCTCAGCTGCTCAACATCGGCGGCTTCGCCGGCATCGGTGTGCTCGGTGTCGGCATCTTCGCGTTCGCGGCCCCGCTTCCGGTGCAGACCGCCTTGTCCCTAG